One region of Oryza sativa Japonica Group chromosome 5, ASM3414082v1 genomic DNA includes:
- the LOC107276351 gene encoding probable calcium-binding protein CML22 isoform X2, with protein sequence MGCVESKLVATIKYRRVEKDLDKKVAEALKERTKSKKKTFRSVNSITMGLPRFKEGLRNIRDVFDQYDEDSNGTIDNEELRNCLNKLQVQMSEEEIDNIHRYCDIDNRKGIQFPEFVVFLCLMYLLFGSDVTYRVSEFESARLNYVFDELIDAFLFFDKDGNGKMKRKDVTQRMNEATHQERTPSHITSQLFKEMDLNRNGHVNLKEFLLSIIRWAGVETDDDEARNETSP encoded by the exons ATGGGATGTGTAGAATCCAAGCTGGTTGCTACTATCAAGTACAGGAGAGTGGAGAAGGATCTTGACAAGAAGGTGGCTGAGGCGCTCAAGGAGAGGACCAAGTCGAAGAAGAAGACCTTCAGGTCAGTGAACAGCATCACCATGGGTCTCCCTCGCTTCAAGGAGGGCCTCAGGAACATCAGGGATGTCTTCGACCAATATG ATGAGGACTCAAATGGGACAATTGACAATGAGGAGCTGAGGAACTGCCTGAACAAGCTTCAGGTCCAGATGTCAGAGGAGGAGATCGACAATATTCATCGCTACTGCGACATCGACAACAGGAAGGGGATCCAGTTCCCGGAGTTCGTCGTCTTCCTCTGCCTCATGTACCTTCTTTTTGGTTCAGATGTCACATACCGT GTTTCAGAGTTTGAATCCGCCAGGCTCAACTATGTTTTCGATGAGCTCATCGACGCCTTCCTGTTCTTCGACAAGGATGGAAATGGCAAGATGAAGAGGAAAGATGTAACCCAGAGGATGAATGAGGCTACTCATCAGGAGAGGACCCCCAGCCACATAACGTCACAGCTATTCA AAGAGATGGACCTGAACAGGAATGGCCATGTGAACCTGAAGGAGTTTCTCTTATCAATTATCAGATGGGCAGGAGTTGAGACTGATGATGATGAAGCAAGAAATGAGACTTCTCCATag
- the LOC107276351 gene encoding probable calcium-binding protein CML22 isoform X1, translating into MIASGNVPSSSLELHSNLHNNIAYHFISQLQNFIAEMGCVESKLVATIKYRRVEKDLDKKVAEALKERTKSKKKTFRSVNSITMGLPRFKEGLRNIRDVFDQYDEDSNGTIDNEELRNCLNKLQVQMSEEEIDNIHRYCDIDNRKGIQFPEFVVFLCLMYLLFGSDVTYRVSEFESARLNYVFDELIDAFLFFDKDGNGKMKRKDVTQRMNEATHQERTPSHITSQLFKEMDLNRNGHVNLKEFLLSIIRWAGVETDDDEARNETSP; encoded by the exons ATGATTGCATCAGGAAACGTCCCATCTAGCTCTCTCGAGCTGCACAGCAATTTGCACAACAATATTGCTTACCACTTCATCTCCCAGCTGCAG AATTTCATAGCAGAGATGGGATGTGTAGAATCCAAGCTGGTTGCTACTATCAAGTACAGGAGAGTGGAGAAGGATCTTGACAAGAAGGTGGCTGAGGCGCTCAAGGAGAGGACCAAGTCGAAGAAGAAGACCTTCAGGTCAGTGAACAGCATCACCATGGGTCTCCCTCGCTTCAAGGAGGGCCTCAGGAACATCAGGGATGTCTTCGACCAATATG ATGAGGACTCAAATGGGACAATTGACAATGAGGAGCTGAGGAACTGCCTGAACAAGCTTCAGGTCCAGATGTCAGAGGAGGAGATCGACAATATTCATCGCTACTGCGACATCGACAACAGGAAGGGGATCCAGTTCCCGGAGTTCGTCGTCTTCCTCTGCCTCATGTACCTTCTTTTTGGTTCAGATGTCACATACCGT GTTTCAGAGTTTGAATCCGCCAGGCTCAACTATGTTTTCGATGAGCTCATCGACGCCTTCCTGTTCTTCGACAAGGATGGAAATGGCAAGATGAAGAGGAAAGATGTAACCCAGAGGATGAATGAGGCTACTCATCAGGAGAGGACCCCCAGCCACATAACGTCACAGCTATTCA AAGAGATGGACCTGAACAGGAATGGCCATGTGAACCTGAAGGAGTTTCTCTTATCAATTATCAGATGGGCAGGAGTTGAGACTGATGATGATGAAGCAAGAAATGAGACTTCTCCATag